In Vibrio bathopelagicus, the following are encoded in one genomic region:
- a CDS encoding cytochrome ubiquinol oxidase subunit I, producing MFDVVELSRLQFALTAMFHFLFVPLTIGMSCLLAIMESIYVLTGKQIYQDMTRFWGKLFGINFALGVTTGLTMEFQFGTNWSYYSHYVGDIFGAPLAIEALVAFFLESTFVGLFFFGWERLSKRQHLIVTWLVALGSSFSALWILVANGWMQNPIGSEFNYQTMRMEMTSFAEVVLNPVAQVKFLHTVASAYTCGAMFILGVSSYYLLKGRDVAFAKRSFAVAASFGMAAIVSVIVLGDESGYELGDVQKVKLAAIEAEWHTESAPAAFTLFGLPNQEEGKTDFAVKIPYVMGIIATRSLDEQVTGLHDLREQHLVRIRNGIIAYELLERLLAGDTSNETEQAFDQTKHDLGYGLLLKRYTDTVTDATEQQIQQAADDSIPTVWPLFWSFRIMVGCGFIMLFVFGAAFLQTYRKNITQKPWLLKAALWSIPLPWVAIEAGWFVAEYGRQPWAVGEILPVAVAASSQTVENLLTSLALIISLYTVFIIVESYLMITVAKKGPSSLKTGRYHYEQTTSLEAKLAQQVQQ from the coding sequence ATGTTTGATGTAGTTGAATTGTCGCGTTTACAGTTTGCGCTAACCGCTATGTTCCACTTTCTCTTCGTCCCATTAACTATCGGTATGTCTTGCTTATTGGCAATCATGGAATCGATCTATGTGCTCACCGGAAAGCAAATTTATCAGGACATGACTCGCTTCTGGGGCAAATTGTTTGGTATTAACTTTGCCTTGGGTGTCACGACTGGCTTGACCATGGAGTTCCAGTTCGGCACAAACTGGTCTTATTACTCTCACTATGTAGGCGACATCTTTGGCGCGCCTTTAGCGATTGAAGCCCTCGTCGCGTTCTTTCTTGAGTCGACCTTTGTTGGGTTATTTTTCTTTGGCTGGGAAAGGCTATCTAAACGCCAACACCTTATTGTGACTTGGCTAGTGGCGTTGGGCTCTAGCTTCTCTGCATTATGGATTCTGGTTGCTAATGGTTGGATGCAAAACCCGATTGGGTCGGAGTTCAATTACCAAACCATGCGTATGGAAATGACCAGCTTTGCCGAAGTGGTCCTTAACCCAGTGGCGCAGGTTAAGTTCCTACACACGGTAGCTTCTGCTTATACCTGTGGTGCGATGTTTATCCTAGGTGTGAGTTCCTATTACTTACTGAAAGGTCGAGATGTAGCCTTTGCAAAGCGTTCTTTCGCTGTGGCCGCGTCTTTCGGCATGGCAGCCATTGTCTCGGTTATTGTATTGGGCGATGAATCTGGTTATGAACTGGGTGACGTTCAAAAAGTAAAGCTGGCAGCGATTGAAGCTGAATGGCACACAGAATCTGCTCCTGCGGCTTTTACCTTGTTCGGATTACCAAACCAAGAGGAAGGTAAAACTGATTTCGCTGTGAAAATCCCTTATGTGATGGGGATTATTGCAACGCGATCTTTGGATGAGCAAGTGACTGGCCTTCATGACTTGCGAGAGCAACATCTAGTGCGTATTCGAAACGGCATTATTGCTTATGAATTGCTAGAGCGTTTGCTAGCGGGCGACACCTCAAATGAGACGGAACAAGCCTTTGATCAAACCAAGCACGACCTCGGATATGGCTTATTGCTTAAGCGATACACAGACACCGTGACTGATGCAACTGAACAGCAAATCCAACAAGCAGCCGACGATTCAATCCCAACTGTGTGGCCACTGTTCTGGTCATTCCGAATCATGGTGGGTTGTGGCTTCATTATGTTGTTTGTCTTTGGCGCGGCTTTCTTACAAACCTACCGTAAAAACATCACTCAAAAGCCTTGGCTATTGAAGGCAGCGCTTTGGTCAATCCCATTACCTTGGGTAGCAATCGAAGCGGGTTGGTTTGTTGCTGAGTATGGTCGTCAACCATGGGCGGTCGGTGAAATTCTTCCTGTTGCGGTCGCGGCATCTTCGCAAACCGTTGAAAACCTACTTACGTCTCTCGCGCTAATTATTAGCCTCTATACAGTCTTCATCATTGTTGAAAGCTACTTGATGATTACCGTTGCTAAAAAAGGCCCAAGCAGTTTGAAAACGGGCCGTTATCACTATGAACAAACAACATCACTTGAAGCCAAATTGGCACAACAAGTTCAACAATAA